Proteins from a genomic interval of Zingiber officinale cultivar Zhangliang chromosome 2A, Zo_v1.1, whole genome shotgun sequence:
- the LOC122043553 gene encoding uncharacterized protein LOC122043553, protein MVGGCMDLDLALRVNGPQHPTESSNTGEKASYERWERSNRLSLMLSKSHVNKSIRGSIPDCEKVADFMKTIEEQFVKSDKALASTRIKRLSGMKYGYVKGVSEHIMEMQGIAAQLKSLEIEISESFLVH, encoded by the exons ATGGTTGGAG GGTGTATGGACCTTGATTTGGCGCTTCGTGTGAATGGGCCTCAACATCCCACAGAATCAAGTAACACTGGTGAGAAAGCATCATATGAGAGGTGGGAGCGATCTAATCGCTTGAGTTTGATGCTTAGTAAGTCTCATGTAAATAAAAGTATTAGAGGCTCCATTCCTGATTGCGAGAAAGTCGCAGATTTCATGAAAACTATTGAGGAACAGTTTGTGAAATCTGATAAGGCTTTGGCAAGCACCCGAATTAAAAGACTCTCAGGCATGAAGTATGGTTATGTAAAAGGTGTATCAGAGCATATAATGGAAATGCAGGGCATTGCTGCTCAATTGAAGTCACTTGAGATTGAAATTTCCGAGTCATTCTTAGTGCATTAA